A stretch of Usitatibacter palustris DNA encodes these proteins:
- a CDS encoding phosphoheptose isomerase, with protein MDHVANLRKHFAEGIELRTRMMDTLAPEVAKAGVALAAAIKRGKKALACGNGGSAADSQHFAAEMVGRFERERPGMPAIALTTDTSGLTAIANDYGYDYVFSKGVEALGQEGDVLLGISTSGNSKSVIEAIKAAHAKNMTVIALTGRDGGQMAKMLKPTDFHLNVAHPRTMRVQEVHLLVVHCLCEVVDNELHFGGS; from the coding sequence ATGGACCACGTCGCAAATCTCCGCAAGCATTTCGCCGAAGGCATCGAGCTGCGCACGCGCATGATGGACACGCTCGCGCCCGAAGTCGCGAAGGCCGGCGTCGCCCTCGCGGCGGCCATCAAGCGCGGCAAGAAAGCGCTCGCCTGCGGCAACGGCGGTTCCGCCGCCGACAGCCAGCATTTCGCCGCGGAGATGGTGGGTCGATTCGAACGCGAACGCCCGGGCATGCCCGCCATCGCGCTCACGACGGATACGTCCGGCCTCACCGCGATCGCGAACGATTACGGCTATGACTATGTCTTCTCCAAGGGCGTGGAAGCGCTCGGCCAGGAAGGCGATGTCCTGCTCGGCATCTCCACGTCGGGCAATTCGAAAAGCGTGATCGAGGCCATCAAGGCCGCGCACGCGAAGAACATGACGGTGATCGCGCTCACGGGGCGCGACGGGGGCCAGATGGCGAAGATGCTCAAGCCCACCGACTTCCACCTCAACGTGGCGCATCCGCGCACGATGCGCGTCCAGGAGGTTCACCTCCTGGTCGTGCATTGCCTGTGCGAGGTCGTCGACAACGAACTGCATTTCGGAGGTTCTTGA
- a CDS encoding YraN family protein, whose translation MRTQAQNDGDEAEERAARYLASQGLAIVTRNYRTRLGEIDLVAKDGEVLVFVEVRRRTRSERYGGAAGSVDGLKRRRLVAAARHYLSRLREEPVCRFDVVAMQGDECTWLRDAFGTA comes from the coding sequence ATGCGCACGCAGGCCCAGAACGACGGCGACGAAGCCGAGGAGAGAGCGGCGCGCTACCTCGCTTCGCAGGGCCTCGCCATCGTCACCCGCAACTACCGCACGCGCCTGGGCGAGATCGATCTCGTCGCGAAGGACGGCGAGGTGCTCGTCTTCGTGGAAGTGCGCCGGCGCACGCGCTCGGAGCGCTACGGTGGTGCCGCCGGGAGCGTGGACGGCCTCAAGCGCCGCCGGCTCGTCGCGGCCGCACGACACTACTTGTCCCGTCTGCGCGAGGAACCCGTGTGCCGTTTCGATGTCGTTGCCATGCAGGGCGACGAATGCACGTGGCTGCGCGATGCGTTCGGGACCGCCTGA
- a CDS encoding penicillin-binding protein activator, with product MRSNALFLALAIVAMAPPAFSADDIDPSTGLATTTVVRPLRDAPATPQPPQFGPLPPPAAAKPHIALILPIASTALGPVADAVRQGFVAAAEAGSNKTAPPVVLMNVNDDGPAMLEACRKAHSMGAVLVVAGLTRDGASAIAKSDCPRVPVLTLNQTHGANDAVTGEAPVNLYSISLSLEQEARQAALLAVADGWHSAIVIGTASPISKRVQEAFEKEWARAAGEIGGRVTYSGNSEEAPLVKDRIASLRGGDVVFLALGQAAARAVRPYVSGMLPVYATSMSIDPRAEPTVNVDLQGMRYMDMPWFVQPDHPAVMIYPAPHAPMSVDQERLYALGIDAYRLAAVMLQSDAKKISLDGVTGRITLEGGQFARTLTAAEVDGGRVVPIKHP from the coding sequence ATGCGCTCCAACGCGCTCTTCCTCGCTCTTGCCATCGTCGCGATGGCCCCGCCGGCATTCTCGGCTGACGACATCGATCCGTCCACGGGTCTTGCGACGACCACGGTTGTCCGTCCCCTGCGCGATGCCCCGGCCACGCCGCAGCCGCCGCAGTTCGGCCCGTTGCCGCCGCCGGCTGCCGCCAAGCCCCACATCGCGCTGATTCTCCCCATCGCCTCGACCGCGCTGGGACCCGTGGCTGACGCCGTTCGCCAGGGGTTCGTCGCCGCGGCCGAGGCCGGGAGCAACAAGACCGCGCCGCCCGTGGTGCTGATGAATGTGAACGACGACGGGCCGGCGATGCTCGAAGCCTGCCGCAAGGCGCATTCGATGGGTGCGGTGCTCGTGGTCGCGGGCCTCACGCGCGATGGTGCGAGCGCCATCGCGAAGAGCGATTGCCCGCGCGTTCCGGTGCTCACGCTCAACCAGACGCACGGCGCGAACGATGCGGTGACGGGCGAGGCGCCCGTGAACCTCTACTCCATCTCCCTTTCGCTCGAACAGGAAGCGCGCCAGGCCGCCCTCCTCGCCGTCGCCGACGGCTGGCACTCGGCGATCGTGATCGGCACCGCCTCGCCCATCTCCAAGCGCGTGCAGGAAGCCTTCGAGAAGGAATGGGCCCGCGCCGCGGGCGAGATCGGCGGACGGGTCACGTACAGCGGCAACAGTGAAGAGGCGCCGCTGGTGAAGGACCGCATTGCGAGCCTGCGCGGCGGCGACGTCGTGTTCCTGGCGCTCGGCCAGGCCGCGGCGCGCGCCGTGCGCCCGTACGTGTCGGGCATGCTTCCGGTGTATGCCACGTCGATGAGCATCGACCCGCGTGCCGAGCCGACGGTCAACGTGGACCTGCAGGGAATGCGTTACATGGACATGCCCTGGTTCGTGCAACCCGACCACCCCGCCGTCATGATCTACCCGGCGCCGCACGCGCCGATGTCGGTGGACCAGGAGCGCCTCTACGCCCTGGGCATCGATGCCTATCGTCTCGCCGCCGTCATGCTGCAATCGGATGCGAAGAAGATCTCGCTCGATGGCGTGACCGGGCGCATCACCCTCGAAGGCGGCCAGTTCGCGCGCACCCTGACGGCCGCGGAAGTCGACGGCGGCCGCGTCGTCCCGATCAAGCATCCCTAG
- the rsmI gene encoding 16S rRNA (cytidine(1402)-2'-O)-methyltransferase: protein MAKLYVVATPIGNLGDITARALETLRDVAVIAAEDTRNTKGLLNHFGIGTRLIALHAHNERNAARQVLELLAEGKDVALVTDAGTPAISDPGALLVAAAREAGYRVEPIPGASALTAALSASGLGFEGVVFAGFLPVKGTERREKLASLAQSPWAIVLFEAPHRVAKTLADLRTALGDRDVVVARELTKRFETITRVALADAAKWIAEDSDRERGEFVLVIEGRVPEVAAGPDPETVLKLLLAEKMPVKSAAAVGAKLTGAKKGDLYEMALRIAGKKSGP from the coding sequence ATGGCCAAATTATATGTTGTTGCCACACCCATCGGGAACCTGGGTGATATCACCGCACGCGCGCTCGAAACGCTGCGTGACGTGGCCGTCATCGCCGCCGAGGACACGCGGAACACGAAAGGGCTCCTGAATCACTTCGGAATCGGCACGCGATTGATCGCGCTGCACGCCCACAACGAACGGAATGCGGCGCGCCAGGTGCTCGAATTGCTCGCGGAGGGCAAGGACGTCGCGCTGGTGACGGATGCGGGCACGCCGGCGATCAGCGACCCGGGCGCCTTGCTGGTCGCCGCGGCGCGCGAAGCCGGCTATCGCGTCGAGCCGATTCCGGGTGCCAGCGCGCTCACCGCGGCGCTTTCTGCCAGCGGCCTGGGCTTCGAAGGCGTCGTGTTCGCGGGCTTCCTGCCGGTGAAAGGCACCGAGCGTCGCGAGAAACTCGCTTCGCTCGCGCAATCGCCCTGGGCCATCGTGCTCTTCGAGGCGCCGCACCGTGTCGCCAAAACGCTCGCGGACCTGCGCACGGCCCTCGGCGATCGCGACGTCGTGGTCGCTCGCGAGCTCACCAAGCGCTTCGAGACGATTACGCGCGTGGCACTGGCCGACGCCGCGAAGTGGATCGCGGAGGACAGCGACCGCGAGCGCGGCGAGTTCGTGCTCGTTATCGAAGGCCGCGTGCCGGAAGTGGCCGCGGGCCCCGATCCCGAGACGGTGCTGAAGCTGCTTCTCGCTGAAAAGATGCCCGTGAAATCGGCCGCAGCCGTCGGCGCGAAGCTCACGGGTGCGAAGAAGGGTGACCTCTACGAAATGGCGCTCCGGATCGCAGGGAAGAAATCGGGGCCCTAA